A window from Schistosoma haematobium chromosome 1, whole genome shotgun sequence encodes these proteins:
- the NT5C3_4 gene encoding 5'-nucleotidase, cytosolic III, variant 2 (EggNog:ENOG41KOG3128~COG:F), with the protein MEELFMKNPRIPEISRLRLKELLDLYLPLETSCGIYECEKLSLMMEFWKLAHKALVDGNVSRSDIDGCVLEGGIVLRNNATDFVNKLAELSIPLIIFSGGIGNVIETVLTSSGVSLENVRVVSNFMDFNPEGRLVGFQDPVIHSLNKMYNVIQNSEYFETILSKRLCILLIGDSTNDAKMIDDGEKFYYEQVIVIRIGFLNEKNDEKVELFSSLYDLVLLNDETFDIPLFILSSIVDSTELCKHESNNETPNI; encoded by the exons ATGGAAGAATTGTTCATGAAAAATCCTAGAATTCCTGAGATATCTAGATTACGG CTCAAAGAGCTTCTGGACCTTTATTTACCGCTTGAAACGTCTTGCGGCATATATGAGTGCGAGAAGTTGTCACTCATGATGGAATTTTGGAAATTGGCCCATAAAGCATTGGTTGATGGGAATGTATCTCGAAGTGATATTGATGGTTGTGTTTTGGAAGGTGGAATAGTCTTAAG GAATAATGCAACTGATTTTGTAAATAAGTTGGCTGAACTCAGCATACCACTAATTATATTCTCTGGAGGCATAGGAAATGTTATAGAGACAGTTCTGACATCGTCAGGTGTATCCTTGGAAAATGTTCGTGTTGTTTCAAATTTTATGGACTTCAATCCTGAA GGTCGTTTGGTTGGATTTCAAGATCCTGTTATTCATTCtcttaataaaatgtataatgTAATACAAAATTCTGAATATTTTGAAACCATTCTGTCGAAAAGACTTTGCATTCTGCTTATTGGTGACTCAACTAATGATGCAAAGATGATTGATGATGGGGAAAAGTTTTATTATGAACAAGTTATAGTTATTCGTATAggatttttaaatgaaaaa AATGACGAGAAAGTGGAATTATTCAGTTCATTATACGATCTGGTTCTTTTGAATGACGAGACATTTGATATTCCTTTGTTCATCTTATCATCTATTGTTGATTCTACTGAACTATGTAAACATGAGAGCAACAATGAGACCCCAAATATCTGA
- the NT5C3_4 gene encoding 5'-nucleotidase, cytosolic III (EggNog:ENOG41KOG3128~COG:F) translates to MKNPRIPEISRLRLKELLDLYLPLETSCGIYECEKLSLMMEFWKLAHKALVDGNVSRSDIDGCVLEGGIVLRNNATDFVNKLAELSIPLIIFSGGIGNVIETVLTSSGVSLENVRVVSNFMDFNPEGRLVGFQDPVIHSLNKMYNVIQNSEYFETILSKRLCILLIGDSTNDAKMIDDGEKFYYEQVIVIRIGFLNEKNDEKVELFSSLYDLVLLNDETFDIPLFILSSIVDSTELCKHESNNETPNI, encoded by the exons ATGAAAAATCCTAGAATTCCTGAGATATCTAGATTACGG CTCAAAGAGCTTCTGGACCTTTATTTACCGCTTGAAACGTCTTGCGGCATATATGAGTGCGAGAAGTTGTCACTCATGATGGAATTTTGGAAATTGGCCCATAAAGCATTGGTTGATGGGAATGTATCTCGAAGTGATATTGATGGTTGTGTTTTGGAAGGTGGAATAGTCTTAAG GAATAATGCAACTGATTTTGTAAATAAGTTGGCTGAACTCAGCATACCACTAATTATATTCTCTGGAGGCATAGGAAATGTTATAGAGACAGTTCTGACATCGTCAGGTGTATCCTTGGAAAATGTTCGTGTTGTTTCAAATTTTATGGACTTCAATCCTGAA GGTCGTTTGGTTGGATTTCAAGATCCTGTTATTCATTCtcttaataaaatgtataatgTAATACAAAATTCTGAATATTTTGAAACCATTCTGTCGAAAAGACTTTGCATTCTGCTTATTGGTGACTCAACTAATGATGCAAAGATGATTGATGATGGGGAAAAGTTTTATTATGAACAAGTTATAGTTATTCGTATAggatttttaaatgaaaaa AATGACGAGAAAGTGGAATTATTCAGTTCATTATACGATCTGGTTCTTTTGAATGACGAGACATTTGATATTCCTTTGTTCATCTTATCATCTATTGTTGATTCTACTGAACTATGTAAACATGAGAGCAACAATGAGACCCCAAATATCTGA
- the NT5C3_4 gene encoding 5'-nucleotidase, cytosolic III, variant 3 (EggNog:ENOG41KOG3128~COG:F) — MMEFWKLAHKALVDGNVSRSDIDGCVLEGGIVLRNNATDFVNKLAELSIPLIIFSGGIGNVIETVLTSSGVSLENVRVVSNFMDFNPEGRLVGFQDPVIHSLNKMYNVIQNSEYFETILSKRLCILLIGDSTNDAKMIDDGEKFYYEQVIVIRIGFLNEKNDEKVELFSSLYDLVLLNDETFDIPLFILSSIVDSTELCKHESNNETPNI, encoded by the exons ATGATGGAATTTTGGAAATTGGCCCATAAAGCATTGGTTGATGGGAATGTATCTCGAAGTGATATTGATGGTTGTGTTTTGGAAGGTGGAATAGTCTTAAG GAATAATGCAACTGATTTTGTAAATAAGTTGGCTGAACTCAGCATACCACTAATTATATTCTCTGGAGGCATAGGAAATGTTATAGAGACAGTTCTGACATCGTCAGGTGTATCCTTGGAAAATGTTCGTGTTGTTTCAAATTTTATGGACTTCAATCCTGAA GGTCGTTTGGTTGGATTTCAAGATCCTGTTATTCATTCtcttaataaaatgtataatgTAATACAAAATTCTGAATATTTTGAAACCATTCTGTCGAAAAGACTTTGCATTCTGCTTATTGGTGACTCAACTAATGATGCAAAGATGATTGATGATGGGGAAAAGTTTTATTATGAACAAGTTATAGTTATTCGTATAggatttttaaatgaaaaa AATGACGAGAAAGTGGAATTATTCAGTTCATTATACGATCTGGTTCTTTTGAATGACGAGACATTTGATATTCCTTTGTTCATCTTATCATCTATTGTTGATTCTACTGAACTATGTAAACATGAGAGCAACAATGAGACCCCAAATATCTGA